One Pyrus communis chromosome 13, drPyrComm1.1, whole genome shotgun sequence genomic window carries:
- the LOC137711981 gene encoding transcription factor bHLH106-like yields the protein MQPGNHQSQELYRFLVQNGLISVNNDHQLSAMQSFCSSSSNNYSYYPLELSGVSTEHDASPQDRALAALKNHKEAEKRRRERINSHLDKLRGLLPCNSKTDKASLLAKVVQRVKELKQQTSEIAELETFPSETDEITVLSSNDYTNDGRIVFKASLCCEDRSDLLPDLIEILKSLHLKTIKAEIATLGGRIRNVFIVAADKDHTIESVNFLQNALKSLLERSNSSERSKRRRVLDRTLVL from the exons ATGCAGCCGGGTAATCATCAAAGCCAAGAACTCTACCGATTTCTTGTCCAAAACGGCTTAATCAGCGTGAATAATGATCATCAGTTGTCAGCTATGCAGAGCTTTTGCAGCTCTTCTTCTAATAATTATAGTTATTACCCTTTGGAGTTGTCTGGGGTTAGTACTGAACATGACGCCTCGCCTCAGGATAGAGCCCTTGCTGCTCTCAAGAATCACAAGGAGGCCGAGAAAAGAAGGAGAGAGCGAATCAACTCCCACCTCGATAAGCTTCGAGGCCTTCTTCCTTGCAATTCCAAG ACAGACAAAGCCTCCCTGTTGGCCAAGGTGGTCCAGAGAGTGAAAGAGCTGAAACAACAAACGTCAGAGATCGCAGAGCTCGAGACCTTCCCTTCTGAAACTGATGAAATCACTGTACTTTCTTCTAATGATTATACAAACGATGGAAGAATTGTTTTCAAGGCCTCTTTGTGCTGCGAGGACCGCTCCGACCTCCTACCTGACCTAATTGAAATTCTAAAATCCCTCCATTTGAAGACAATCAAAGCTGAAATTGCCACTCTTGGGGGAAGAATTCGCAACGTGTTTATTGTTGCCGCAGACAAAGATCACACGATTGAATCAGTCAACTTCTTGCAGAATGCGTTGAAGTCATTACTTGAACGCTCCAACTCTAGTGAAAGATCGAAAAGAAGACGCGTATTAGACCGCACATTAGTCCTATAA